A single Lolium perenne isolate Kyuss_39 chromosome 6, Kyuss_2.0, whole genome shotgun sequence DNA region contains:
- the LOC127308381 gene encoding protein transport protein yos1, whose protein sequence is MGLWMLLEGFLLLANSLAILNEDRFLGPRGWSMSEVSGNGQTKSLKGQIVGLIYATQFLRMPLIALNILIIVVKMVSG, encoded by the coding sequence ATGGGCTTGTGGATGCTGCTGGAGGGTTTTCTGCTTCTCGCAAACTCGTTGGCTATACTGAACGAAGACCGCTTTCTTGGTCCCAGGGGATGGAGCATGTCTGAAGTTTCAGGAAATGGGCAAACCAAATCCTTGAAGGGCCAGATCGTGGGGCTCATCTACGCCACTCAGTTTTTGCGGATGCCCTTGATAGCGCTTAATATTCTTATCATTGTTGTGAAAATGGTCTCAGGCTGA